Part of the Hemicordylus capensis ecotype Gifberg chromosome 7, rHemCap1.1.pri, whole genome shotgun sequence genome, gggaccttctgcgagcaaagcagatgcaattccagctccgtgatttccagctctctgctcttaaatgatcggggtgggggtgggggccagttctctcctgcgtctgcttccctcttcactgttctagctatgtttctcaggaagacagttcccagaagcagtttaacccaggctgctcgtctgcagcgcaggcatccctatggatcacggtgctgctggcccgcctaaccccactttgaagcccggcctttagacaaagtttagggtgcgagcgtgccctttaccccggcactgggatcagatgggtgctcaggctgcttgttgcctgagtgcacacagagatgggtgcctagagcgcccgtctcagaggagaggagagctggtcttgtggtagcaagcgtttcttccccccttagctgagcagtgtctgccttggtttcatttgaatgggagattagacgtgtgagcactataagagattccccatcaggggatggagccgctctgggaagagcatcgaggttccaggttccctccctggcagcatctccaagataggactgagagagattcctgcctgcaaccttggagaagctgctgccagtctgtgtaggcaatactgagctagatggaccaatggtctgactggcagcttcgtatgttcctatcccccaatgcaccacgctcgacacactatgcattgtgggatatccaaaggttgggatgtgtcatcccagcctccaaagatccacactgctgggagcagtgaggatcatgtgagcgcatggtagtatacctgaagaaaagcagaagaatcatctggggggaagatgagttggactctccctaccccactgcccgccctccgcatcccaggactatcatgtgaatagcctcagggtcttactcctaatcagctctaattccagctttagcgccaactttaaactcttcctccagctttcactaactttctgctgcaggcgagcctccttttattctcttccccccctccaattttccgaaactaaccgatttaaaattgactgcatgttatgctttaaaagaaaattattacaaaatgatgtatagatggtatctgacaccccaaaaattggcattaatgtataaaaatgtatcaaacaaatgttggaagtgtggacagtctgaaggcactttttttcctatgtggtggagctgtgggaaggctaaagcatattgggagatgatatataatgagttaaagaaaatatttaaaatgacatttcctaagaggccagaatccttcctgctgggaataatagaaggtgcaatttctacaactaattcaacGCGTTTTATGTACGCTTCGGCAGCGGCTAGAatgatatatgcacagaaatggaagagtaatgaagtgccttcaaaagaagattggctgataaaatttttggaatatgcggagatggcaaaacttacaacactaataagagaccaaaattttgaatgcttcaaagaagattggaaaccattcttgttgtatctaaagaactattttcctactatggactttacagcagggttcaaAATTcagtaaaaaaacctgcaggttgggtagattagctgtgtttgtaaggatttaaatttgttttgaactattattatagcaagggtgaactttatagctgatgattcacgaagagatgcgtgcgggaagtccacatttgtctattcgtaatcaatgacatattaatattgttaaaaataataaaaattgaatttggggaaaaaaccaaaccaaccaatcaaaattaatgcgagctccccccattaaaaaaacaaaaccaaaccaatccaatccatccctctcctccctccaaaaaccaaacagcaggactctttccccaaccagaccaaactgtcaaaggggagctgtgaactcttgatccctgccagcttcttattacagagcacaggaaggaagcaaatacgcattcaaaacagaaatgtgaagagcacaagaggaggtcaaggccttgttcctgcacaaatggcatttcatacttggcaggactttttaatcactggaatggaatcacatttcatatttggctgtattggagggagtcagtgttggtttgtaagcttgccaggccttgccaaggctgtgctttccgggcactcgattggaaggtgcagcttgctcccaggatcctgtgctcagcaaacctcattggcggcaaacctcaagtgggctcctctggagtgatccaagccaattgtctgagtgagtgcttccaagcaagaggcatttgcatggacctgtagcagtgtagcagcgtctccctcagccaagaggtgagcttgggagtctgtgggcacaaacgctccaagggagacgagaagaaaagaggaactcagacacgacggtatgttttgaacaaaaggggcaactttattaatatacttaaataggttacaagtcgtcacttaactttctaactaaaggaaacaaaacaggacagaatggagtaggcaaaaaaactttccatcttggccaatctgttggaaagccaaaaattcctactcggcccccaacagggcgaccagcaatgcccattctgcccctgggagggagaaggagggagggagggaaggagggaagggaggaagcccagggtcacacggaagaagggaatggcagggcaaacaaaattggggggagtcccagccagcccccaaccccaccccacccccgctccttgcaggcacgttcacttggtctcctcttctggggcggatcgactcctccagccgcccagcagcagcacaagcctgcaagaagcacaaagcagcgtcagtggggttgccctgctcctcctccctttccactccggcagcccagcaagcggggatcgggcagtggggtgggggttgttgggggggcaagccagagaattcgggctccccactgtgcagccacagcatggagcaggagggagaggaggattctctggcctgccaccgggcagcaccagggggcgctactggggctgcaggggggccccagagtctcccaggctcctctgctgctgcaccggtttgggaggaaggaggagggagcggaggggggagtgaggcgtggctgcgggagtggagggggggaggagcacaccctcggcaggggagggggcggatgcctggatggggcttcccctgccaggggaagccaggccgctggggaaggggagaaaggtggaaggaggagggggtgctcccttacccgctggtgggaatggagggaccttgccctcctgctggggccacacagcctccccggacccaagggaagcccaagactggttccaaagggccacttgggggcagggtggtcctgtagcctcctcccacagcctgccagcagaagcaaggggaggggcttctgcaccccagaggcggggcttccttgggccaggggagtggagcctgcttccccctcactcctcagacagaactgcacttccctgctggatgtcttcttgtggacagatcttgtgtccacgcggttggaggaggtcttctgggaggcccctgcgctgcacggtctttcctgaacctcccttcagctgctgatcttccaggggagagcacggggctgttgttcctggaaagagagaaggacattggttcagagatggggggtcttctcacactctcccccatgacaccaccaagcaccagggactcctggcagaatatccgtgtcctcatttcccagagggaagagagagatttcctctttcccttgggctactggtacaaccagccacaagggccgaagctggcattccaacacgagggagggttgcccagattcctgcccacccttcctgcagccccagccccctccctaaccatcggggccccttcaagtgaagccctgccttggtctactcaccagtcggtcaggtggagagatcaccgtactctggcgggtgtctcttcttcttacagcccgcccacaagcgccgaacggcagcccgcagcccgtgccgggagtggagggaaaaggccttcttcacgatcttctctgtcttgcaggcaactctcccgacctcggggtcatggtcgccaagcaagctctccagcgctggagggatgaaggagaaggttcagaaatggcatgaagagatcaccccacccttggccaagccccaccatttccacaccaagagggcgcaagtcctgactctttctcccctgcactctgggaaaccctactgctgagcatccctgaggatgcaagcgggatcttccatttgaggggacaggtggcccattccagctctgtggtccctaaatctaggcctctcccctcacagaaacttccccttcccacccagaaaccggcacttaccagcatggaaggtctctatgttcccttcagtgaggatgctgccctttttgtagaccaggtgacctaaaaaacaagggtggaaggaaatgggaccacagttcaggacactgtgcatggacaacccgatcattcaggagaggaagtcctcccctctgtgctccgtctgggactgacagattgagccattcctccagggactcttatgtcaccttgggaggaaattaagcaaagagacctcgctaacacgcactgggccagtcctcctggggagggaacagctcctgcccctccacacccttctggctgtgccttccaagagaatgaacctttgcccaccaagacgacccactaagggagacccaaaagtcttgtttcgcttaccgatcagcagggcagccgttctcctcactgaaggctgctcgctgcggaagaagcccaggatcttggtggcctccatctccacggcgtcctctgtgccgagctgccgaatctgggatcaagagcaaagacaaatcccgagtgagcaaagcatcgcccaaaggtccttgagccatttgagccgagggatggacagggaggggctgcccttaccagacgcttggcgatcttgtggagcagctcctgcaggctgtaagaatcccgcgccagcagcttgccctccaggtgccataggagggcttccgccaggaggctcagattgtccttcgcagcctgccaaaagaaagaccggaatgggagtgaaaaatcctcccaagggattccaagaaacctcttagggggcttcaaggagtagggcctggataggccaaaccacagcgggacagctcgtgaattcaccatcccgtgaggctaactctggggcctgccactgggcagctggacttggggaagcctaaaccccttcgtaggggtggcaggaagaagtgggctctcacctgtgctacctccaggtcctcatcctccacatgcatcagcaccgcgatgagggtcgtgatgttctcctctgtaccctcatgatggtggtggtggtgctgcaggagatccaggtgggtcctcatggctgcccttcggatcttagcctcctcctacaaagaagaacaggggttgttattagggaggaattcctcacctccatcaccatgcagaagagcttgcatgggtctctagggggtttctggtttcccttctccaacccgttcggaacctgcaggttggccggccctcatagagccggggcggagggctggcatgtaagtactcacgtggtggaagagagggcggcacagggcagccaggacagcattcaccgtggcctggtgttctgatggacagtgcctcagccgctccatgaaggccaggacccccaaagtggcttccagactggaggtcctgagccctcccaggatcccggcactaaaatcctggggtttcttcgcctagggagggaaaaggtggatccttgagaacacatgctagtctaccccctgctaaatggaccacatagctgtccatgtttgatgccgcttggcttccatccaagaggggtgagaaggcagcattggagcacgtggggaatcagggctcccactgagagatgcattcccttaaggatttctccttcatcctgtggcaagggttccacaggctgaatcctcccaactggaaaaatcttcctgtcacacctggggatgcctaggagcaccagcctcaggaagggctccccaaagagaggagtctccatgtctagggatgctccatgcccagggatgtcactcaccgcctttaactttccataaatgtggagaagacccctttcgctcaggtagcggatgttctggctggggtggactagccacgctaccaggagcatccaggtcttctctaaggcagcaaagtcttggtctttcaggagcagctaaaagagggaaaggagcagaagacccatcagctcctggggccaaaccctcctctcagggaagcccacctgaggaaaatgcttctcacctccacaaagaaggccacctctgcgagggaatgctcttctggatctttatcgaggctgaagagggaagccaggtatgccttcagcctggccactgtggaggatggtgtctggaggagagccctgcaacacacaaaggcccctgctgagtcctgggcgggacgcccagaaagagcagacctgacccaaaccaccccagcccccaggcctcctgaggaatctcctattcactcctacttacctcaccaagagggccacaccctggaggcagctccgcggagagcacagggattcccagcaggtcttctctggggttacctgtgcc contains:
- the LOC128333171 gene encoding uncharacterized protein LOC128333171, with the protein product MLLVAWLVHPSQNIRYLSERGLLHIYGKLKAAKKPQDFSAGILGGLRTSSLEATLGVLAFMERLRHCPSEHQATVNAVLAALCRPLFHHEEAKIRRAAMRTHLDLLQHHHHHHEGTEENITTLIAVLMHVEDEDLEVAQAAKDNLSLLAEALLWHLEGKLLARDSYSLQELLHKIAKRLIRQLGTEDAVEMEATKILGFFRSEQPSVRRTAALLIGHLVYKKGSILTEGNIETFHAALESLLGDHDPEVGRVACKTEKIVKKAFSLHSRHGLRAAVRRLWAGCKKKRHPPEYGDLST